A single window of Opisthocomus hoazin isolate bOpiHoa1 chromosome 5, bOpiHoa1.hap1, whole genome shotgun sequence DNA harbors:
- the TACC3 gene encoding transforming acidic coiled-coil-containing protein 3 isoform X1, which yields MSLQILNAENGENRGSINDDVTAEDCDFFFAPPEPTGRPSILRLSQKENLPPKSVAKAMKVTFQTPLRDPQTRKILSPTMTDKLETTFTLDFTEALADDLLSAPVSVDTCRQKTEAETNNTVTNTQMPEKISAAPYPDDEMPVKSRGSYNLDFDNLNDINPFQSSVQLQHSPGSLQKSAVKVSSSPERTSEKSNDSLLLDDTPSFASTTASTEHPSEEKMTLFSGKETLLRELESNQSKPSPKQAIGDSVLDVKSASSDVSQTDNSVELAGAPTSSVQLSGNSGPSSADVTNSSKTGESKLQNISVRSASTEESQPAEGLAVIKGEPAEKPGVTKAGPVKLEFDFDNTTARKPPPKKLGKRSGIKPPSRKIPITKMKTENTEVQNKSNMEDEIPVPKASYQFDLDKLDDPNFNPFGGGSKISSSLKCSKPSPQKVHWQEEQDIMSSRREPLPVEQDNRPSTCETLEEREPRSLEISKQSLVEDKPRAQEDKPGVQAEAELPGEIAVEKQMSPSKMPLANVPSQDNLVSADSEKNSMSAEEIKPSSHRTEITADEQTATTEPEELFRPSSEVLGMGTEIDYLEQFGTSSFKESALRKQSLYLKFDPLLRDSPRKPISGIIETNMNIMTAPLQCGPVADLSKLLEAEKPAVSLQNEEKPKGLDLLGTFTTSDMDPLIPDSVTSDVPSLSLAASTNAAVDAIIDVLKYSQKDMDAAVELVKREVQEKQLETQEWKKKYDKLHVEYKEMGKIVAEFEGTITQMMEDAQKQKEISKKEIQRVMEEKQQATSDLNSMEKSFSELFKRFEKQKEVLEGYRKNEEALKKCAEEYLARIKKEEQRYQALKAHAEEKLRQANEEIAQVRSKAKSETAALQASLRKEQMKIQSLEKNLDQKTKENDELTKICDDLILKMEKIG from the exons ATGAGTCTGCagattttaaatgcagaaaatggagaaaacagaggaaGCATCAATGATGATGTAACAGCGGAAGACTGTGACTTTTTCTTTGCACCACCGGAACCTACAGGAAGACCTTCCATTCTACGCTTGTCCCAGAAAGAGAACTTGCCACCAAAAAGTGTGGCAAAAGCTATGAAG GTAACCTTTCAGACTCCTCTGAGAGATCCTCAGACTCGAAAAATCTTAAGTCCTACTATGACAGACAAACTTGAGACTACTTTCACACTTGATTTCACTGAAGCCTTGGCAGATGATCTTCTGTCTGCACCTGTCAGTGTTGA caCATGTCGACAAAAGACTGAAGCTGAAACAAATAATACAGTGACAAATACACAAATGCCAGAGAAGATCAGTGCAGCTCCTTACCCAGATGATGAGATGCCAGTGAAGAGTCGAGGTTCCTACAATCTTGATTTTGACAACTTAAATGACATAAATCCCTTTCAAAGTTCAGTGCAGCTGCAGCATTCTCCTGGAAGTctgcaaaaatctgctgtaaAAGTGTCTAGCAGCCCTGAGAGAACTTCTGAAAAAAGTAATGATTCTCTTCTGCTGGATGATACACCTTCTTTTGCTTCAACCACAGCAAGTACAGAGCACCCCAGTGAAGAGAAGATGACTCTCTTCTCTGGAAAAGAAACTTTATTGAGAGAGCTGGAGTCAAACCAATCCAAACCATCCCCTAAGCAAGCAATTGGTGACTCTGTGCTGGATGTGAAGTCTGCTTCCTCAGATGTAAGCCAAACCGATAATTCAGTGGAATTAGCAGGAGCACCTACATCTTCTGTACAGTTATCTGGCAACTCAGGTCCAAGTAGTGCTGATGTGACTAATTCTTCTAAAACTGGGGAATCTAAGCTTCAGAATATTTCAGTACGTTCTGCCTCCACAGAAGAGTCACAGCCTGCAGAAGGGCTAGCTGTCATCAAAGGGGAACCCGCAGAAAAGCCTGGTGTCACCAAGGCTGGACCAGTAAAACTGGAATTTGACTTTGATAATACCACTGCTAGAAAGCCACCTCCTAAGAAACTAGGTAAAAGATCTGGAATCAAGCCACCTTCCAGAAAAATTCCTATtaccaaaatgaaaacagagaataCTGAAGTGCAAAATAAAAGTAATATGGAAGATGAAATCCCTGTTCCCAAAGCATCTTATCAGTTTGACTTGGACAAACTTGATGATCCAAACTTTAATCCTTTCGGAGGAGGCTCTAAAATTTCCAGCTCGCTCAAGTGTTCTAAACCTAGCCCTCAGAAAGTTCACTGGCAAGAGGAGCAGGACATTATGTCATCAAGAAGGGAGCCTCTTCCAGTGGAGCAGGATAACAGACCAAGTACCTGTGAAACTCTTGAGGAAAGAGAACCCAGAAGTCT GGAAATCAGCAAACAGAGTTTGGTAGAAGACAAGCCAAGAGCTCAAGAAGACAAGCCAGGGGTTCAAGCAGAAGCTGAACTTCCAGGAGAGATAGCTGTG GAGAAGCAAATGAGCCCATCTAAAATGCCTCTGGCTAATGTCCCCTCTCAAGATAATTTGGTTTCCGCTGACAGTGAAAAAAACTCAATGtctgcagaagaaattaaacctAGTTCCCACAGAACTGAAATAACAGCAGATGAGCAGACAGCTACCACTGAGCCTGAAGAGCTCTTCAGACCGTCTTCCGAAG TTCTAGGAATGGGCACAGAAATAGACTATCTGGAACAGTTTGGGACTTCATCA TTCAAAGAGTCTGCCTTGAGGAAACAGTcgctgtatttgaagtttgaccCTCTGCTGAGAGACAGTCCGAGAAAACCAATTTCTGGTATTATTGAAACAAATATGAATATCATGACAGCTCCACTTCAGTGTGG TCCTGTTGCTGATTTAAGCAAGTTACTTGAAGCTGAAAAGCCTGCAGTGAgtcttcaaaatgaagaaaaaccaaAAGGACTAGATCTTCTGGGAACATTTACAACTTCT GACATGGATCCCCTAATTCCAGACTCTGTTACTAGTGATGTTCCTTCACTCTCTTTGGCTGCTTCCACAAACGCTGCAGTGGATGCTATCATAGATGTGCTAAAATATAGCCAAAAAGACATGGATGCAGCTGTTGAACTGGTTAAGAGAGAG GTTCAAGAGAAACAGTTGGAGACTCAGGAATGGAAAAAGAAGTATGATAAGCTTCATGTGGAATACAAGGAAATGGG aaaaatcgtTGCTGAGTTTGAGGGTACAATAACACAAATGATGG AGGATgctcagaagcagaaggaaatttcgaagaaagaaatacaaaggGTGATGGAAGAGAAGCAACAAGCTACTTCAGATCTGAACTCTATGGAGAAATCTTTCTCTGAACTCTTCAAGCGatttgaaaaacagaaggaagTGCTAGAGGGTTACCGCAAA AATGAAGAAGCTCTGAAAAAATGCGCTGAAGAATACCTGGCTAGAATTAAAAAAGAGGAGCAGAGATATCAGGCTCTAAAGGCACATGCTGAAGAAAAGCTGCGTCA AGCAAATGAGGAAATTGCCCAGGTAAGAAGCAAAGCTAAATCGGAGACTGCAGCACTACAGGCCAGTCTCCGCAAAGAACAAATGAAGATCCAGTCTTTGGAGAAGAACCTGGACCAAAAG ACTAAAGAAAATGACGAACTAACAAAAATCTGTGATGACCTGATTTTGAAGATGGAAAAAATTGGATAG
- the TACC3 gene encoding transforming acidic coiled-coil-containing protein 3 isoform X2 translates to MKIKENLATETEYDIDPNTCRQKTEAETNNTVTNTQMPEKISAAPYPDDEMPVKSRGSYNLDFDNLNDINPFQSSVQLQHSPGSLQKSAVKVSSSPERTSEKSNDSLLLDDTPSFASTTASTEHPSEEKMTLFSGKETLLRELESNQSKPSPKQAIGDSVLDVKSASSDVSQTDNSVELAGAPTSSVQLSGNSGPSSADVTNSSKTGESKLQNISVRSASTEESQPAEGLAVIKGEPAEKPGVTKAGPVKLEFDFDNTTARKPPPKKLGKRSGIKPPSRKIPITKMKTENTEVQNKSNMEDEIPVPKASYQFDLDKLDDPNFNPFGGGSKISSSLKCSKPSPQKVHWQEEQDIMSSRREPLPVEQDNRPSTCETLEEREPRSLEISKQSLVEDKPRAQEDKPGVQAEAELPGEIAVEKQMSPSKMPLANVPSQDNLVSADSEKNSMSAEEIKPSSHRTEITADEQTATTEPEELFRPSSEVLGMGTEIDYLEQFGTSSFKESALRKQSLYLKFDPLLRDSPRKPISGIIETNMNIMTAPLQCGPVADLSKLLEAEKPAVSLQNEEKPKGLDLLGTFTTSDMDPLIPDSVTSDVPSLSLAASTNAAVDAIIDVLKYSQKDMDAAVELVKREVQEKQLETQEWKKKYDKLHVEYKEMGKIVAEFEGTITQMMEDAQKQKEISKKEIQRVMEEKQQATSDLNSMEKSFSELFKRFEKQKEVLEGYRKNEEALKKCAEEYLARIKKEEQRYQALKAHAEEKLRQANEEIAQVRSKAKSETAALQASLRKEQMKIQSLEKNLDQKTKENDELTKICDDLILKMEKIG, encoded by the exons ATGAAGATTAAAGAAAATCTAGCAACAGAAACTGAATATGACATCGATCCCAA caCATGTCGACAAAAGACTGAAGCTGAAACAAATAATACAGTGACAAATACACAAATGCCAGAGAAGATCAGTGCAGCTCCTTACCCAGATGATGAGATGCCAGTGAAGAGTCGAGGTTCCTACAATCTTGATTTTGACAACTTAAATGACATAAATCCCTTTCAAAGTTCAGTGCAGCTGCAGCATTCTCCTGGAAGTctgcaaaaatctgctgtaaAAGTGTCTAGCAGCCCTGAGAGAACTTCTGAAAAAAGTAATGATTCTCTTCTGCTGGATGATACACCTTCTTTTGCTTCAACCACAGCAAGTACAGAGCACCCCAGTGAAGAGAAGATGACTCTCTTCTCTGGAAAAGAAACTTTATTGAGAGAGCTGGAGTCAAACCAATCCAAACCATCCCCTAAGCAAGCAATTGGTGACTCTGTGCTGGATGTGAAGTCTGCTTCCTCAGATGTAAGCCAAACCGATAATTCAGTGGAATTAGCAGGAGCACCTACATCTTCTGTACAGTTATCTGGCAACTCAGGTCCAAGTAGTGCTGATGTGACTAATTCTTCTAAAACTGGGGAATCTAAGCTTCAGAATATTTCAGTACGTTCTGCCTCCACAGAAGAGTCACAGCCTGCAGAAGGGCTAGCTGTCATCAAAGGGGAACCCGCAGAAAAGCCTGGTGTCACCAAGGCTGGACCAGTAAAACTGGAATTTGACTTTGATAATACCACTGCTAGAAAGCCACCTCCTAAGAAACTAGGTAAAAGATCTGGAATCAAGCCACCTTCCAGAAAAATTCCTATtaccaaaatgaaaacagagaataCTGAAGTGCAAAATAAAAGTAATATGGAAGATGAAATCCCTGTTCCCAAAGCATCTTATCAGTTTGACTTGGACAAACTTGATGATCCAAACTTTAATCCTTTCGGAGGAGGCTCTAAAATTTCCAGCTCGCTCAAGTGTTCTAAACCTAGCCCTCAGAAAGTTCACTGGCAAGAGGAGCAGGACATTATGTCATCAAGAAGGGAGCCTCTTCCAGTGGAGCAGGATAACAGACCAAGTACCTGTGAAACTCTTGAGGAAAGAGAACCCAGAAGTCT GGAAATCAGCAAACAGAGTTTGGTAGAAGACAAGCCAAGAGCTCAAGAAGACAAGCCAGGGGTTCAAGCAGAAGCTGAACTTCCAGGAGAGATAGCTGTG GAGAAGCAAATGAGCCCATCTAAAATGCCTCTGGCTAATGTCCCCTCTCAAGATAATTTGGTTTCCGCTGACAGTGAAAAAAACTCAATGtctgcagaagaaattaaacctAGTTCCCACAGAACTGAAATAACAGCAGATGAGCAGACAGCTACCACTGAGCCTGAAGAGCTCTTCAGACCGTCTTCCGAAG TTCTAGGAATGGGCACAGAAATAGACTATCTGGAACAGTTTGGGACTTCATCA TTCAAAGAGTCTGCCTTGAGGAAACAGTcgctgtatttgaagtttgaccCTCTGCTGAGAGACAGTCCGAGAAAACCAATTTCTGGTATTATTGAAACAAATATGAATATCATGACAGCTCCACTTCAGTGTGG TCCTGTTGCTGATTTAAGCAAGTTACTTGAAGCTGAAAAGCCTGCAGTGAgtcttcaaaatgaagaaaaaccaaAAGGACTAGATCTTCTGGGAACATTTACAACTTCT GACATGGATCCCCTAATTCCAGACTCTGTTACTAGTGATGTTCCTTCACTCTCTTTGGCTGCTTCCACAAACGCTGCAGTGGATGCTATCATAGATGTGCTAAAATATAGCCAAAAAGACATGGATGCAGCTGTTGAACTGGTTAAGAGAGAG GTTCAAGAGAAACAGTTGGAGACTCAGGAATGGAAAAAGAAGTATGATAAGCTTCATGTGGAATACAAGGAAATGGG aaaaatcgtTGCTGAGTTTGAGGGTACAATAACACAAATGATGG AGGATgctcagaagcagaaggaaatttcgaagaaagaaatacaaaggGTGATGGAAGAGAAGCAACAAGCTACTTCAGATCTGAACTCTATGGAGAAATCTTTCTCTGAACTCTTCAAGCGatttgaaaaacagaaggaagTGCTAGAGGGTTACCGCAAA AATGAAGAAGCTCTGAAAAAATGCGCTGAAGAATACCTGGCTAGAATTAAAAAAGAGGAGCAGAGATATCAGGCTCTAAAGGCACATGCTGAAGAAAAGCTGCGTCA AGCAAATGAGGAAATTGCCCAGGTAAGAAGCAAAGCTAAATCGGAGACTGCAGCACTACAGGCCAGTCTCCGCAAAGAACAAATGAAGATCCAGTCTTTGGAGAAGAACCTGGACCAAAAG ACTAAAGAAAATGACGAACTAACAAAAATCTGTGATGACCTGATTTTGAAGATGGAAAAAATTGGATAG